The following nucleotide sequence is from Litoribrevibacter albus.
AAATCTTCAATCATTTGTACGCCGAAACGAATTCTGGCGACGGGTGTTCTTAGTTCATGGGAAACCGCACGAATCATTTCCCGCTGGATGCTGATTAGTCTCTCAATATGCTCTGCCATCGTATTAAACGCATCGGCCATTCGACCTAATGCACCTTGATCGTTTTGATCAATGCGCGTGTTTAAATCGCCTCTCGAAATCTTATAGGCCGCATGCTCAATTTTGCGATACTTGCTGTTCAGCTTTTTCACCTGGAAAAAGAGAACCAGACCCAGAGTGCTGAAAGCAACAAGTATTACGATGATCGCAGGAAGCAGAGGGAAGTTGGCTTCCAGAGGAATAGGGCCAACCCGGATGTTCTTTTGCTCATAAGGAATGTTTATGAAGATGGAATTTTTATCACAATAGTCTCGGGAACAGATTTGGTAATGAGCAATTGAATTGCCAGCCTGATCGGTTTGATGAGTGCTCGTTGTGAGATCAGACACTTCGACCGGAAAGGCAGACATCTCCTGTAATTGAGCAATAGCCGTATCAAAGTTAGGGGCGTTATTTATCAGGCTTTCAAAGAGTTTTGGAAGTGCATGAGTAAATGTGTGAGACGGATTTTTTAGCGTAACCTCTAGGAGTTCATCCTCTAGGGTGTCGAGTGTGATGTACGCTTTCAGGTGACCTGTTTCTGTAAATTCGTAGTAGGTGAAGCCTCGCTTTAAACGTTCTTTAATGCGAGTGCTGAATCCAGTGTCTTCATACAGAATGGTGCTGAACGTGGCGCCTGGAAACTCAGTCTGCGATGGATGAACCAATTGCTGAGGGGCATGTTGAAAGGTGGACTTCACAATTTTCAATGGTGTCGCAGAGACTGTTTCAATATGTCGTATCTGATTTACGAAGTTGATTGCGTAAATTGATACAAAAGATAAGCCAAACAGGGCAATCGAGGTGACGATCAGGGTCACGTAAAGTTTGAAGAATAGACTTTTGAACACGAGATATACCTAAATAGTAGACTGAGACGTAGAGTCAGAATGTTCTTATTTTAGTTAGGCTGAAAAGTATAGTGTGCTGTCAGAAATGAAAAAGGGTAGGAAATCCTACCCTTCAATATCTTTCACAAAAAGATACCCTTTACTTCGAACCGTTTTGATACGTCTCGGATGCATAGGGTCGTCGCCAACTTTTGGACGAATTCGGGAAACGCGAACATCAATCGAACGGTCTTGGCCGTCGTATTCAATGCCTCGAAGTGCAGTAAAGATTTCTTCCCGGCTTAATACTGTGCCTGCGTTGCTGGCAAGTAGCCATAGCAAATCAAATTCGGCACTGGTCAGATCAATGCTGGTTTCAGCCAGCCAAGCTTCTCGCATCGCGCTATCGATAACCAGTTCACCGAACTCAAGACGAGTTTGCTGTTCACCGCTGGTTTCTGGTGCACTTTCTGTGGAAGGCTGGTGGGTTCTTCTTAATAATGCCTGGATGCGGGCTAATAACACTCGTGGACGAACAGGTTTGGCAACGTAATCGTCAGCCCCCATCTCTAATCCTAGAACTTGGTCCAAATCATCAGTACGAGCAGTTAACATCAGGATAGGGCCTTTGTACTTAGGTCGAACAAGTCGACACACCGCAATGCCATCTTCTCCGGGAAGCATAAGATCAAGAACGACAAGATCAGGCTGTTCATTGATGATACGATCAATAGCCTTGGCGCCATCACCTTCGATGCTTACTTGCAAGCCGTTGTTTTCAAGATAATCTTTTGTCAGGCTGGCAAGGCGCTCATCATCCTCGACGATCAAAATATTTGGAGTATGGGTATCCATATTGCTCATTGTTACCAAACGCTTAAATGGTTTTCGTTATTGTTCTCACAGTGTCTAATTCAAGTCTTTTTATGTAATTATTTCAAGTTATTAGTTTGATATTTTAAAAAAACACTGAAAGTTCATAGATTTTGTCTCCAAATTCAATGTTTAGCTTCTATTTTTAAATAAATGTAAATGAAAGTTGTTGAGACAAAGATGAAGCAAATTATAAAGTTTGGGTGTTTGTTGGGGGCTTTATTAGCAGGATTTAGTGCCTTTTCTACCTCTGCTAATGAGACAGATGAATCTAACGGAATCCGTCTGATCTTTGCGTTTCAAAATGTCGATAATTATCCCTATCAGGTCGGGGACGGCACTAAGGTTCAAAGCCCTTTACCCGGTGTTGCGGTAGAGCAGATGCAAGACATGGCGCAACGTCTTGAATTACAACTTGAGCTTGTTCGTGTTCCCTGGAAACGTGGATTGCAAATGCTCAAAGAGGGCGAAATTGAAGGCTTGTTTAACGCAAGTTACAAGCCTGAGCGTAGAGAGTATGGACGTTACCCCTTTCAAGGCGATCAGGTTAATTCTGAACTGCGGAGTTATTCCAACAGTTATTCTTTATTCGTGCATAAAGACAATGATATTAACTGGGATGGAAAAACATTTAATCGGGTCGACTTTCGAGTGTTTGCGCCTCTCGGGTTCTCAATTGTCGATGATCTGAAAAAAAAGGGACTGATCGTTAACGAGTCTTCGCAGGTCTTGTCTCAATTGGTTATGGTGGCACAAAAACGGGTCGATGCGGTGGCGCTTTTAACACCTTCGGGGCAAGCACAGTTGTCAGATCATCCTGATCAACTCAACAATGTGGTTATGTTGCCTGTACCGCTGACGTCCAAGGATTACTTCCTGATGTTGTCTCATCAGTTTGTCACCAGGCATCCTGAACTCTCGGATAAAATTTGGCGAACTGTCGCGCAAATCCGAGAGGATGCTGCACACACTCGTCGCTTTTCCAAGTATGCAAACTAGCGTCGTCTCGCTGACAAAATGGGGTTCTATGTTTTGGTTATTTCTGTGCTTTGGCAGTTTTTGAGCTCAGGTATTCTTTAAGCTTTGGTATTCTTTAAGCTTTGGTATTCTTTAAGCTTTGGCCATTTAGGCTTTATTGAATGTCACAATATGGTCTGCCGCGAAGCGGATGCCAATTTGATCGCCCAGTTCAAAGTTCAGATGGCTCGATAACACGGTTGAAATTTGTTGGCCGGATGGGAGTTTCAATTCATAAAAGCAGGAAGCTCCAAGAAAATGCTTTTTGGTGATTTGGGCCATTAATGGGCTGTCAGGAGACGCGACGATATCTTCAGGACGAACCAGTAAGTCAACTTCTTCGCCCGTTTGATGCATAAGCGGATGGGCTGAGCTGGCCATGCCCAGTTCAGAGGATACCGTGTGAGAGGTTTCAATGCGGGCAGGCAGTAGACTGCCTTTCCCGATGAAACTCGCAATTTGTCGGTTGGCTGGTTCATGGTAAAGATCGTACGGTGATCCCCACTGTTGGATCTTGCCATCCATCATGATGCCAATCTTGTCAGCCACAGTGAATGCTTCTTCCTGATCGTGTGTGACAAGAATGGCGCTGGTGTTCTGGGCTTTTAGTATTTCCCGGACTTCAAGGCTTAGGGAACGTCGTAATTCCGTATCCAGGTTGGAAAAAGGCTCGTCCAATAGGATCAACTTAGGGCTGGGAGCTAAAGCGCGTGCAAGTGCAATTCGTTGTTGCTGTCCACCAGAGAGCTCATGTGGGTATCGTTCAGAAAGGTGTTTTAGTTGAACTATCTCAAGCATGTTGAATGCTGTTTCTTGAGAGTTTTTATCCTTCCGATTTAAACCAAACATCACATTTTCAAGCACTGAAAGATGCGGGAATAGCGCGTAATCCTGGAATACCATGCCCACACTTCGTTTTTCGGGTGGTTGAGCATGTGTTTGACTGGCAATGAGATTGCCGTCGACCTTGATCTCACCTTGATCAATGGGTTGGAAGCCCGCAATTGCTCTGAGAATCGTTGTCTTACCGCAACCTGAAGGGCCAAGCAAACAGCCAATTTCTCCGGGATGAAGTGCAAAACTGGTGGATTTAACCACTGGCGTTTTTTCATACTTGCAGTGCAAGTCGGTGACTGACAAAACATCTGTGGTTGAAAAGCTACTGTTTAAGTGTTCTTCAACGGCGAGAGTTCGTTGTACCGGTGACTTGGACGCATGCATAAGGTATTGACCCAAATAGACTATGATCAGAAGAGAAAACGACGAAATTTCGAAATGACGGCGTTTCAAAAGCTGCTTTTTTGAAAGCTACTAAATAAGAATATAGGCATTTTATAATGCTTTTGGTAATAGTAAACATTATCGTTTATTTTTCTTTTGATGATTTGCCCTAGATCAGCATCCTGTTTCTGTTCGCTCAACACCCTTATCTATAGATACTGTCTATGAATATTCATTGGATATTCTTCATTAGCCAGCATAGTATTCCCACCCTGTAAGCTCCTATATCTTTGTGTAATGGGTCTCCGCATTTGAATGGATATCCATATTTGAAATGTTGATGAGGTGAAATCGTGGACCCGATTGAACTGGGAATATTAGTCAGTAGGTTTGAATCCATTTGTGAGGAAATGGGCGCGATTTTGCAACAATCCTCTTTTTCTCCAAATATCAAAGACCGCATGGATTTCTCCTGCGCCTTGTTTGATGGCAATGGTGGTTTATTGGCGCAAGCGGCTCACATTCCCGTGCACTTGGGCAGCATGGCTTACGCGATGAAAGACATAGTAAGCAAGATTGAATGGCTGCCTGGTGATGTATTGGTTCTGAATAATCCATTCATGGGGGGGACCCACTTACCGGATGTGACTATGGTTGCGCCATTCTTTCATGATGGAGAGGTGAAAGCCTTTATCGCAAACCGTGCACACCACGCCAATATCGGTGCTGACGCACCTGGCTCCATGCCCTTGTCAACGCACATTGATCAAGAAGGCATTCTGATTGACCCTGTAAAGCTCGTCTCTGAAGGGGAAATGGATGATGCTCTTTTGTCCAGGATCAGTTCAAATAACGCGCTATCACGGGGTGATTTCTTAGCTCAGCTTGGTTCGGTCAGAGCCGGACTGGATCGTTTCAATCAACTTGTTGAAAAAATGAATGCAACCGAATTTACGTCGGCAGTGACTTCATTGAATACTTATGGTGAGAAACTGGCATTAGCTGCGTTTCAGGCGATCCCGGATGGTGAATATCAGGCCTCCGATTTCATGGACGGTGATGGCATTCACCAAGATGGCTCTCATGACAAGCCTATTAAAATTAACTTAACGATCAAGGTGGATAGCGGTCGGTTAGTCTTTGATTTTGAGGGGACAGATCCTCAGGTTGGAGGCAATGTTAATTGTCCGTTATCTGTGGCTGCTGCATCGGTGTTTTATGTTCTGCGTTGTTTGATGCCGGATCAGGCCCCGAGTTGTGATGGCGTGTTTCGTACCTTTGAGATAAAGGCTCCGGTAGGTTCCCTGTTGAATGCAATCTATCCTTCGGCAGTAGCGGCTGGCAATGTGGAAACGTCCATGCGGGTGGTGGATGTGGTGATCAAGGCGTTATCAACTGCGTTACCTGAACGAATGTGTGCCGCGAGTCATGGATCTATGAATAATGTGGCGATGGGCTCACGGAATTCAGAGATGGTCGGGCAATGGGATTATTACGAAACCATTGGTGGAGGTCTTGGCGCGAGTGCGTCGTCTAATGGCTTGTCAGCGGTGCAGGCGCATATGACCAACACGTCGAACACACCGGTGGAAAGCTTGGAGTTGCATTACCCGATTCGGGTTTTAAAGTACGCCATTCGCGAAGACAGTGCCGGCAAAGGTCATTTCACGGGCGGTGAGGGCATTGAGCGAAGCTATCAGTTTAAAGAATCGGCCCAGGTGACCTTATTAACGGAGCGAAGAGAGCGTTCACCTTATGGTCTTGAGGGTGGTGAGCCTGCAGGACAAGGAAGAAATCTTCTTAATGATGAACCTTTGCCAGGCAAATGCTCACTTACGGTAAAACCGGGTGATCGTTTAACCGTGTTAACCGCTGGTGGCGGTGGCTATGGTAAAGCAGAATAAGCTTATTACACTTTATCTGAGTGATTTAGTAGGAATTGAATGCAATAGTCGTTAAAATGTCGGCTATCTAAATAACATAAGCTTTGCTTCTGTGCCGGAGCAAAGCCAGATCTATGAAATAACTGGTGAGGTAGTGATGTCTGATACTATTGAGCGCATTAAGCAACAAATCTCTGAAAACCCAATTCTTCTATACATGAAAGGCAGCCCAAAACTTCCTCAATGTGGTTTCTCTTCTCAAGCGTCTCAAGCGGTAATGGCTTGTGGTGAGCGTTTTGCGTTTGTTGATATTCTTCAAAACCCTGACATTCGTGCAGAGCTTCCAAAATACGCGAACTGGCCGACCTTTCCACAGCTTTGGATTAACGGTGAGTTGATCGGTGGATGTGACATCATCGTTGAGATGTACCAGAAAGGTGAATTGAAGCCTTTGATCGAAGAAGCGGCGAAAGCAGCAGCGCAAGATTCTTAATCGAGCGTTTTTACGTTTGATTAGTTAGTTAAAAAGGCGATGTCAGAAATGGCATCGCCTTTTTTATGTGCTTTATTTTTCCGATTGAGCAAATGTTATTTCTAAAGTGTATTCCTTACCTGTTATGTGATCCGGAATTTTAGGCAACGGACTGGCTGACAAAACGGAACGTTTAGCAGCTAAATCTGTTGCGGGGTCACCGCTGCTTTTCTTAACCTTTGCAAGAATAATGGTTCCGTTACGCCACCAGGTAAATTCGATCGTGGGTGGATTCCTAATTCCTTCGGTAGGTGCATAAATTGATGCACTTGGGCCATTCAATATCCATGCATAGATTTGCGTTTCATATTGTTCTGTTGCTGTAAGCTCTGGTTGCTGAATCGCTTCCTCGGATTTAACTGACTTCTGATTGCTGGCTTTATTAGCTTCGCTGGCTTCTTTTTCTTTGGATGAAGCGATATCTGAGACTGTTACTTCTTTATTAGTCTTTGTTGGTTTTGGCGATTTTTCAACGTCACTGGTTTGAACGCCTTCAACTCTTTTAGGGGGAGATTCGTTGAGTTGTTTTGTTGGGGTATTTAAATGATGTGTTGTTTTTGAATCTGCTTTT
It contains:
- a CDS encoding ATP-binding protein; this translates as MFKSLFFKLYVTLIVTSIALFGLSFVSIYAINFVNQIRHIETVSATPLKIVKSTFQHAPQQLVHPSQTEFPGATFSTILYEDTGFSTRIKERLKRGFTYYEFTETGHLKAYITLDTLEDELLEVTLKNPSHTFTHALPKLFESLINNAPNFDTAIAQLQEMSAFPVEVSDLTTSTHQTDQAGNSIAHYQICSRDYCDKNSIFINIPYEQKNIRVGPIPLEANFPLLPAIIVILVAFSTLGLVLFFQVKKLNSKYRKIEHAAYKISRGDLNTRIDQNDQGALGRMADAFNTMAEHIERLISIQREMIRAVSHELRTPVARIRFGVQMIEDFADDPAMSNQMQAIDNDIQELDDLIDEILTYARLEEGGPIIEFQRLELRDIVEQVCTEQQALADEHLSIRYEFTSDTQNTSSEFEERYIHRAIQNLVGNARRYAKSQVLINCHLTKDTCRVDVEDDGPGIPEKEWDRVFTPFARLDDSRTRASGGYGLGLSIVRRITYWHGGKAMIGRSKTLNGAKFSLVWPREQP
- a CDS encoding response regulator encodes the protein MDTHTPNILIVEDDERLASLTKDYLENNGLQVSIEGDGAKAIDRIINEQPDLVVLDLMLPGEDGIAVCRLVRPKYKGPILMLTARTDDLDQVLGLEMGADDYVAKPVRPRVLLARIQALLRRTHQPSTESAPETSGEQQTRLEFGELVIDSAMREAWLAETSIDLTSAEFDLLWLLASNAGTVLSREEIFTALRGIEYDGQDRSIDVRVSRIRPKVGDDPMHPRRIKTVRSKGYLFVKDIEG
- a CDS encoding substrate-binding periplasmic protein, translating into MKQIIKFGCLLGALLAGFSAFSTSANETDESNGIRLIFAFQNVDNYPYQVGDGTKVQSPLPGVAVEQMQDMAQRLELQLELVRVPWKRGLQMLKEGEIEGLFNASYKPERREYGRYPFQGDQVNSELRSYSNSYSLFVHKDNDINWDGKTFNRVDFRVFAPLGFSIVDDLKKKGLIVNESSQVLSQLVMVAQKRVDAVALLTPSGQAQLSDHPDQLNNVVMLPVPLTSKDYFLMLSHQFVTRHPELSDKIWRTVAQIREDAAHTRRFSKYAN
- a CDS encoding ABC transporter ATP-binding protein, coding for MHASKSPVQRTLAVEEHLNSSFSTTDVLSVTDLHCKYEKTPVVKSTSFALHPGEIGCLLGPSGCGKTTILRAIAGFQPIDQGEIKVDGNLIASQTHAQPPEKRSVGMVFQDYALFPHLSVLENVMFGLNRKDKNSQETAFNMLEIVQLKHLSERYPHELSGGQQQRIALARALAPSPKLILLDEPFSNLDTELRRSLSLEVREILKAQNTSAILVTHDQEEAFTVADKIGIMMDGKIQQWGSPYDLYHEPANRQIASFIGKGSLLPARIETSHTVSSELGMASSAHPLMHQTGEEVDLLVRPEDIVASPDSPLMAQITKKHFLGASCFYELKLPSGQQISTVLSSHLNFELGDQIGIRFAADHIVTFNKA
- a CDS encoding hydantoinase B/oxoprolinase family protein, which gives rise to MDPIELGILVSRFESICEEMGAILQQSSFSPNIKDRMDFSCALFDGNGGLLAQAAHIPVHLGSMAYAMKDIVSKIEWLPGDVLVLNNPFMGGTHLPDVTMVAPFFHDGEVKAFIANRAHHANIGADAPGSMPLSTHIDQEGILIDPVKLVSEGEMDDALLSRISSNNALSRGDFLAQLGSVRAGLDRFNQLVEKMNATEFTSAVTSLNTYGEKLALAAFQAIPDGEYQASDFMDGDGIHQDGSHDKPIKINLTIKVDSGRLVFDFEGTDPQVGGNVNCPLSVAAASVFYVLRCLMPDQAPSCDGVFRTFEIKAPVGSLLNAIYPSAVAAGNVETSMRVVDVVIKALSTALPERMCAASHGSMNNVAMGSRNSEMVGQWDYYETIGGGLGASASSNGLSAVQAHMTNTSNTPVESLELHYPIRVLKYAIREDSAGKGHFTGGEGIERSYQFKESAQVTLLTERRERSPYGLEGGEPAGQGRNLLNDEPLPGKCSLTVKPGDRLTVLTAGGGGYGKAE
- a CDS encoding Grx4 family monothiol glutaredoxin is translated as MSDTIERIKQQISENPILLYMKGSPKLPQCGFSSQASQAVMACGERFAFVDILQNPDIRAELPKYANWPTFPQLWINGELIGGCDIIVEMYQKGELKPLIEEAAKAAAQDS
- a CDS encoding TonB family protein, with the protein product MRKSHLRLTLTLLLALIGHVVFLYPTPELIPIPLKEPTYSVEVQLTSEKASSNSREESEDDNKDQIETTASEESKKENDHLEEQSVAEHQEQAGSENAELKEESSQAEVKVVAPKPAETKADSKTTHHLNTPTKQLNESPPKRVEGVQTSDVEKSPKPTKTNKEVTVSDIASSKEKEASEANKASNQKSVKSEEAIQQPELTATEQYETQIYAWILNGPSASIYAPTEGIRNPPTIEFTWWRNGTIILAKVKKSSGDPATDLAAKRSVLSASPLPKIPDHITGKEYTLEITFAQSEK